A section of the Arabiibacter massiliensis genome encodes:
- a CDS encoding LytTR family DNA-binding domain-containing protein: MPSIALCDDDPRDLERIAEAVRACRPEGDDALIVSPFDSPLALLDRVERQGPFDVYLLDIIMPEAPLQGIEAARRIRALDEDACIVFLTVSPEFALDAYAAHPFDYLLKPVDPMRLSDLLEKALAHKKRRSACPTIVAKTASGLVRLSLDDIVFAETAKRAVRYHLRDGSTVLTLTIRTSFKDAMAPLVESGRFAATSSSHVVSLGRVEAMGKTTLRLEDGTTLPLTRLRAEAARRAWLEQWLPREDADGREGAGAEDGDGAA; the protein is encoded by the coding sequence ATGCCCAGCATCGCGCTTTGCGACGACGACCCCCGCGACCTCGAGCGCATCGCCGAGGCCGTCCGCGCCTGCCGCCCGGAAGGCGACGACGCGCTCATCGTCTCCCCGTTCGACTCCCCCCTCGCGCTGCTCGACCGCGTCGAGCGCCAAGGGCCGTTCGACGTGTATCTCCTCGACATCATCATGCCCGAGGCGCCCCTTCAGGGCATCGAGGCCGCGCGCCGCATCCGCGCGCTCGACGAGGACGCCTGCATCGTGTTCCTCACGGTGTCGCCCGAGTTCGCGCTGGACGCCTACGCGGCCCACCCCTTCGACTACCTGCTGAAGCCCGTCGACCCCATGCGGCTGTCCGACCTGCTGGAGAAGGCGCTCGCGCACAAAAAGCGGCGCTCGGCCTGCCCCACCATCGTGGCCAAGACGGCGTCGGGGCTCGTGCGCCTCTCCCTCGACGACATCGTGTTCGCCGAGACGGCGAAGCGCGCCGTGCGCTATCACCTGCGCGACGGCTCCACGGTGCTCACGCTCACCATCCGCACGTCGTTTAAGGACGCCATGGCGCCGCTTGTGGAGAGCGGACGGTTCGCCGCCACCTCGTCGTCGCATGTGGTGAGCCTCGGGCGCGTCGAGGCGATGGGCAAGACGACGCTGCGCCTGGAGGACGGCACCACGCTGCCCCTCACGCGCCTGCGGGCCGAGGCGGCGCGGCGGGCGTGGCTCGAGCAGTGGCTGCCGCGCGAGGATGCGGACGGCCGGGAAGGGGCCGGCGCCGAGGACGGCGACGGCGCGGCATGA
- a CDS encoding GHKL domain-containing protein: MTFELARMAVSAAVLPLLCAALVVWRRPPRTTALVMAGFFLGTLAVNAAAMLAVGYERYERFIWVFNTVALLAEFAVLSRYGGWRLVFAVLTGIVLFCAGMVLESLVVHAGAGRLWGLAARFGFIAAAFAWVVARLRPIHRQVAEERRSVWAYLCLLPALFIALFLNLVYFAEGVPAGAAVLFAELVALLVAAYQLVYVLFLRIDQAARSASGAQALAARAREIEQRMEADRREEQALLVERHDMRHRLDVLGGLLAQGRVDEAAAFIGRADGELARPALERLCREPALDAVAGAYAERARAAGVAFTCELGLPDELPADALELAVALANALENALAACEDVPEGERRVTCRSVAEPFLIVEVANSCAPGCTLGPDGRPRTDEPGHGFGTRSLAAFAERYGATCDWDIREARCTLRLAFPPRMG; the protein is encoded by the coding sequence ATGACGTTCGAGCTCGCGCGCATGGCCGTGTCGGCGGCCGTGCTCCCCCTGCTGTGCGCCGCCCTCGTGGTCTGGCGGAGGCCGCCGCGCACCACCGCGCTCGTGATGGCGGGCTTCTTCCTGGGCACGCTGGCCGTGAACGCCGCCGCGATGCTGGCGGTGGGCTACGAACGCTACGAGCGGTTCATCTGGGTGTTCAACACGGTGGCGCTGCTGGCCGAGTTCGCCGTGCTCTCACGTTACGGCGGGTGGCGGCTCGTGTTCGCCGTGCTCACGGGCATCGTGCTGTTCTGCGCGGGCATGGTGCTGGAGTCGCTTGTGGTGCACGCGGGCGCGGGCAGGCTCTGGGGGCTGGCGGCGCGCTTCGGGTTCATCGCCGCCGCGTTCGCGTGGGTGGTGGCGCGCCTACGGCCCATCCACCGCCAGGTCGCGGAGGAGCGGCGCAGCGTGTGGGCGTACCTGTGCCTGCTGCCCGCGCTGTTCATCGCGCTGTTTCTGAACCTCGTCTACTTTGCCGAGGGCGTGCCCGCGGGCGCCGCGGTGCTGTTCGCCGAGCTGGTGGCGCTGCTGGTGGCGGCCTACCAGCTGGTGTACGTGCTGTTCCTGCGCATCGACCAAGCGGCGCGCAGCGCCTCGGGCGCCCAGGCGCTGGCCGCCCGCGCCCGCGAGATCGAGCAGCGCATGGAGGCCGACCGGCGCGAGGAGCAGGCGCTGCTCGTCGAGCGCCACGACATGCGCCACCGGCTGGACGTGCTGGGCGGGCTTCTGGCCCAGGGGCGGGTGGACGAGGCCGCCGCCTTCATCGGCCGGGCAGACGGCGAGCTGGCCCGGCCCGCGCTCGAGCGGCTGTGCCGCGAGCCGGCCCTCGATGCGGTGGCGGGCGCCTACGCCGAGCGCGCGCGGGCGGCGGGCGTGGCGTTCACCTGCGAGCTCGGGCTGCCCGACGAGCTGCCGGCCGATGCGCTGGAGCTGGCCGTGGCGCTGGCGAACGCGTTGGAGAACGCGCTTGCCGCCTGCGAGGACGTTCCCGAGGGCGAGCGGCGCGTGACGTGCCGCAGCGTGGCAGAGCCCTTCCTCATCGTGGAGGTGGCCAATTCCTGCGCGCCCGGCTGCACGCTGGGGCCGGACGGGCGGCCGCGCACCGACGAGCCGGGGCACGGCTTCGGCACCCGCTCGCTCGCGGCCTTCGCCGAGCGCTACGGGGCGACCTGCGACTGGGACATCCGCGAAGCCCGCTGCACCCTGCGCCTGGCCTTCCCGCCGAGGATGGGGTGA
- a CDS encoding EAL domain-containing protein, protein MLDKVYARFARLEDVMAFQALRQGLILTIPVLLVGSFCLILLNLPLDPYQELLARAPHIEGLLNLVYDATMGIFSLYVAVAVALRYANACAERHSGFFVQGAPFAALASYLMCVGFGTEGFDAAVLSTRSLFIAIVCGLASSVLYCRLVRRRGARRLYGDSIDNVFNQAVSGLVPIAAVIALFGAVNAAVAALSDASCVEQLFFQGVSALFPLATATLGSGLLYLLMNNVMWFFGIHGGNMLDGVAQSVFVPGTAANAAALVAGGEPVQIVTKTFMDVFASIGGAGALLSLLVAILLFGRRRSARRLSSFAAVPMCFNISEIMLFGLPVVWNPALFVPFIMVPLANMAVSFAAMDLGLVPPVVVDVSWTTPPLVGGWVATGSPAGAVLQLVCIALGTALYLPFLRRYERLADDRARVEYASLLAAFQEDERAGRETELVAAPGVLGGVARSLAEDVRRAVAERSFELRYQPQFDAAGRAAGAEALLRLEHPVYGWLYPPLVIELAREAGVCGQLERAVFERALDDAQAVEALAHAGELAADFSVSVNATASMLQDEQAVGFIVEAFRARGLDVDRVVVEATEHEALRWDAGAHDLLRRVADAGMPLAIDDFSMGRTSFRYLETSVFSVVKLDGAIAKGVMENERYAEIVSSIADLSEHLGFIVLAEYVETAEQRDVLKMLGCSRFQGYLYAPALPLPEMLDLARVDSSS, encoded by the coding sequence ATGCTCGACAAGGTGTATGCGCGGTTCGCGCGCTTGGAGGACGTTATGGCGTTCCAGGCCCTCCGCCAAGGGCTCATCCTCACCATCCCCGTGCTGCTGGTGGGCTCGTTCTGCCTCATCCTGCTGAACCTGCCGCTCGACCCCTACCAGGAGCTGCTCGCCCGCGCGCCGCACATCGAGGGCCTGCTCAACCTCGTATACGACGCCACCATGGGCATCTTCTCGCTCTACGTGGCGGTGGCCGTGGCGCTGCGCTACGCCAACGCCTGCGCCGAGCGGCATAGTGGCTTCTTCGTGCAGGGCGCGCCTTTCGCCGCACTGGCGTCCTACCTCATGTGCGTGGGCTTCGGCACCGAGGGCTTCGATGCGGCGGTGCTCAGCACGCGCTCGCTGTTCATCGCCATCGTGTGCGGGCTGGCCTCGTCGGTGCTGTACTGCCGGCTCGTGCGCCGGCGGGGCGCGCGGCGGCTCTACGGCGACAGCATCGACAACGTGTTCAACCAGGCCGTCTCGGGCCTCGTGCCCATCGCGGCCGTCATCGCGCTCTTCGGCGCCGTGAACGCGGCCGTGGCGGCGCTTTCGGATGCGAGCTGCGTGGAGCAGCTGTTCTTCCAGGGCGTGAGCGCGCTGTTCCCCCTAGCCACGGCTACGCTCGGCAGCGGGCTTCTGTACCTGCTCATGAACAACGTCATGTGGTTCTTCGGCATCCACGGCGGCAACATGCTCGACGGCGTGGCGCAGAGCGTGTTCGTGCCCGGCACGGCGGCCAACGCGGCGGCGCTCGTGGCGGGCGGCGAGCCCGTGCAGATCGTGACGAAGACGTTCATGGATGTGTTCGCCTCCATCGGCGGGGCGGGCGCGCTCTTGTCGCTGCTCGTGGCCATCCTGCTGTTCGGTCGCCGCAGGAGCGCGCGGAGGCTCTCGTCGTTCGCGGCGGTGCCCATGTGCTTCAACATCTCCGAGATCATGCTGTTCGGCCTGCCGGTGGTGTGGAACCCGGCGCTGTTCGTGCCGTTCATCATGGTGCCGCTGGCGAACATGGCGGTGTCGTTCGCGGCCATGGACCTGGGCCTCGTGCCGCCGGTGGTCGTGGACGTGTCGTGGACCACGCCGCCGCTGGTGGGCGGCTGGGTGGCCACGGGCTCGCCCGCCGGCGCGGTGCTGCAGCTCGTGTGCATCGCCCTGGGCACAGCGCTCTACCTGCCGTTTCTGCGCCGCTACGAGCGCTTGGCCGACGACCGCGCGCGGGTGGAGTACGCTTCGCTTCTGGCGGCCTTCCAGGAGGACGAGCGCGCCGGCCGCGAGACCGAGCTGGTGGCGGCGCCCGGGGTGCTCGGCGGCGTGGCCCGCTCGCTGGCGGAGGACGTGCGCCGTGCCGTGGCCGAGCGCTCCTTCGAGCTGCGCTACCAGCCGCAGTTCGACGCCGCCGGACGCGCGGCGGGGGCGGAGGCGCTCCTGCGCCTGGAGCATCCCGTGTACGGCTGGCTCTACCCGCCGCTCGTCATCGAGCTGGCGCGCGAGGCGGGCGTGTGCGGACAGCTGGAGCGCGCCGTGTTCGAGAGGGCCCTCGACGACGCGCAGGCGGTGGAGGCGCTCGCGCACGCGGGCGAGCTGGCCGCGGATTTCAGCGTGAGCGTGAACGCCACGGCCTCGATGCTGCAGGACGAGCAGGCCGTGGGCTTCATCGTGGAGGCTTTCCGCGCCCGCGGCCTCGACGTCGACCGCGTGGTGGTGGAGGCCACCGAGCACGAGGCGCTGCGCTGGGACGCGGGCGCGCACGACCTGCTGCGCCGCGTGGCCGACGCGGGCATGCCGCTGGCCATCGACGACTTCTCCATGGGCCGCACGTCATTCCGGTACCTGGAGACGAGCGTGTTCTCCGTGGTGAAGCTGGACGGCGCCATCGCCAAGGGCGTCATGGAGAACGAGCGCTACGCCGAGATCGTCTCGTCCATCGCCGACCTCTCCGAGCACCTGGGCTTCATCGTGCTGGCCGAGTACGTGGAGACGGCCGAGCAGCGCGACGTGCTGAAGATGCTCGGCTGCTCCCGCTTCCAAGGCTACCTCTACGCGCCGGCTCTGCCGCTGCCCGAGATGCTTGACCTCGCGCGGGTCGATTCGTCATCCTGA
- a CDS encoding DUF4143 domain-containing protein, with the protein MDTYLPRIIDETLRNKMSYMGAVEVQGPKWCGKTETAKQIAESTLFLQDPDTYERNMAAAETMPSLLLRGEKPRLIDEWQEAPQLWDAVRFSIDQNGEAGQFILTGSAVPSKKKPRHTGTGRFGFLRMRPMSLFESKESTGEVSLSSLFGGAEAAGVSRMSLEDTAYATARGGWPRAVVLGREGRRRESLSIVKEYVSAVCDKDISRVDDVSRNPDKARMLLRAYARSSAAQVPNATLQQDMEKSGQELSAPTLAEYLGALKQIFVTDELHAWSPKLRSKSAIRTSPTRHFVDPSIAVAALGASPDSLLDDIPTFGLVFESLCARDLRIYVERLGGAAYHYRDNTGLEVDLILVLDTGDWAAVEIKLGDARVEDGARSLQAFASRVDQEHMRPPAFLAVVTAGTYAYTRDDGVHVIAIGCMKP; encoded by the coding sequence TTGGACACATATCTACCAAGGATCATCGACGAGACGTTGCGGAATAAGATGTCGTATATGGGCGCGGTCGAAGTGCAAGGCCCAAAATGGTGCGGCAAGACGGAAACGGCGAAGCAGATAGCCGAAAGCACCCTTTTCCTGCAAGATCCCGACACGTACGAGCGCAACATGGCTGCGGCAGAAACCATGCCGTCACTTCTTCTGAGAGGTGAAAAACCTCGACTCATCGACGAATGGCAGGAGGCTCCCCAACTATGGGACGCCGTGCGTTTCTCCATAGACCAAAATGGCGAGGCAGGCCAGTTCATATTGACAGGCTCGGCGGTTCCGAGCAAGAAAAAGCCCCGGCACACGGGAACCGGACGCTTCGGTTTTCTACGAATGCGTCCTATGAGCTTGTTTGAGTCGAAGGAATCGACAGGAGAAGTATCGCTCTCCTCGTTATTCGGCGGCGCGGAAGCTGCAGGGGTTTCCCGCATGTCGCTCGAAGATACGGCCTACGCCACCGCCCGAGGCGGATGGCCTCGAGCGGTCGTTCTGGGGCGCGAGGGTAGGCGACGGGAGTCCCTCTCGATTGTGAAAGAATATGTGAGCGCGGTCTGCGATAAGGATATCAGCAGGGTTGATGATGTGAGCCGCAATCCCGACAAAGCACGGATGCTGCTCAGAGCCTATGCGCGGAGCAGCGCCGCTCAGGTGCCGAACGCGACGCTTCAACAAGACATGGAGAAATCCGGACAGGAGCTGTCCGCACCAACATTGGCTGAATATCTAGGCGCGTTGAAGCAAATATTCGTGACGGATGAGCTGCACGCCTGGTCCCCGAAGCTGCGATCCAAATCGGCCATACGAACCTCGCCGACGCGTCATTTCGTCGACCCATCGATAGCTGTCGCCGCTTTGGGCGCTTCTCCCGACTCTCTTTTGGACGACATCCCCACCTTTGGACTTGTCTTCGAATCGCTTTGCGCACGTGACTTGCGTATATATGTCGAACGCTTAGGCGGAGCCGCATACCACTACCGCGACAACACCGGTTTGGAAGTCGATCTTATCCTCGTCCTTGACACCGGCGATTGGGCAGCCGTCGAAATCAAGCTGGGAGACGCCCGCGTCGAAGATGGGGCGAGATCTTTGCAGGCATTCGCCTCCAGGGTTGACCAGGAGCATATGCGGCCGCCTGCGTTTCTCGCTGTCGTGACGGCGGGAACCTATGCCTACACTCGCGATGACGGCGTGCACGTCATTGCGATCGGCTGCATGAAACCCTAG
- a CDS encoding AAA family ATPase, giving the protein MDRLFMRFLAEWKDRKNRKPLVLEGARQVGKTWLVREFGKSSFDRTAYISLQNNERMEQLFSGDIKPQRLIPALSLESGVAIESGTTLIVLDEVQEVPRALTALKYFYEEAPEYAVIATGSSLGIALHPGTSFPVGKVEAARLYPFCFREFLMARGEQGLADVVANMDPDMMTLFHNRLMEELKYFFVVGGMPEAVKTFVETYPGVDFKAITSVQKQIVESYRDDFSKHESSAPRGLTLRLNQVWDSIPSQLAKENKKFVYGLVKQGGRRRDFELAIQWLVDTSLVLKVPRVSTPRYPLKMHEDLSAFKLYLCDVGLLRTMGGIEPEIVLEGDAVFNAAKGALAEQFACQELLATGKVPYYWAAKNATSELDFVLQHNGCVAPLEVKAGRNLKAKSLKASINRFGFESAYRFSTLPPRHDGVVYDLPLYTIGEFAAR; this is encoded by the coding sequence ATGGATCGTTTGTTCATGCGGTTCCTTGCCGAGTGGAAGGACAGGAAGAACCGCAAGCCGTTGGTGCTCGAAGGGGCCAGGCAGGTTGGCAAGACGTGGCTGGTCAGGGAGTTCGGCAAGAGCAGCTTTGACAGGACGGCCTACATATCCCTTCAGAACAACGAGAGGATGGAGCAGCTGTTCTCCGGCGACATCAAACCGCAGCGCCTCATCCCAGCCCTTTCCCTGGAATCGGGCGTCGCTATCGAATCCGGCACGACGCTTATCGTGCTCGACGAAGTGCAGGAAGTTCCCCGGGCGCTCACCGCCCTCAAATACTTTTACGAGGAAGCTCCCGAGTACGCGGTGATCGCCACGGGGTCGTCTTTGGGTATCGCCCTCCACCCCGGCACGTCTTTTCCCGTGGGAAAAGTGGAAGCAGCGCGCCTTTACCCGTTTTGCTTTCGCGAGTTTCTCATGGCACGAGGCGAGCAGGGGCTCGCCGACGTCGTGGCGAACATGGATCCCGATATGATGACCCTGTTTCACAATCGCCTCATGGAGGAGTTGAAGTACTTCTTCGTGGTCGGCGGCATGCCGGAGGCGGTCAAAACGTTCGTGGAAACGTATCCCGGGGTGGATTTCAAAGCGATCACTTCCGTTCAAAAGCAGATCGTCGAGAGCTATCGTGACGATTTCTCGAAGCATGAGTCGTCGGCGCCTCGCGGCTTGACCCTGCGCCTCAATCAGGTATGGGACTCGATTCCCTCGCAGTTGGCGAAGGAGAACAAGAAGTTCGTCTACGGTCTGGTCAAGCAAGGCGGCAGGAGACGCGACTTCGAGCTTGCGATACAGTGGCTCGTCGACACGTCGCTCGTACTCAAAGTGCCTCGCGTGAGCACCCCCCGCTACCCGCTCAAAATGCATGAGGACCTATCTGCGTTCAAGCTCTACCTCTGCGATGTCGGTCTTTTAAGGACGATGGGCGGCATCGAGCCGGAAATCGTTTTGGAGGGAGACGCCGTGTTCAACGCAGCGAAAGGGGCCCTCGCCGAGCAGTTCGCCTGCCAGGAGCTGCTCGCCACCGGCAAGGTGCCGTACTATTGGGCGGCAAAAAACGCGACATCCGAACTCGATTTCGTCCTGCAGCATAACGGGTGCGTCGCTCCCCTTGAAGTGAAGGCGGGTCGGAATCTGAAAGCAAAAAGTCTCAAGGCCTCGATAAACCGCTTCGGCTTCGAGAGCGCGTACCGGTTTTCGACGCTGCCTCCGCGTCACGACGGCGTGGTGTACGACTTGCCGCTTTACACCATAGGGGAATTCGCGGCGCGATGA
- a CDS encoding fibronectin type III domain-containing protein: protein MAMAKRLLLGFWTVVAGAVLLCALLPATALADVVELTVTFDADTEGAMTTAIDAALAAPGAPDKATVTRINVSGTATDITDGNWEALRTCFTADSEWAALEDLYFTNMPNIASVGFTSSGSTSVPSRLIEVSFSFQDAHPTTIGNYAFQNCSKLYFVWFGNHVETIGKYAFSGCKAFSSSKVPDSVKNIGEYAFKGCTSLDIIRLPDGVTSVPEGAFQGCTGLERMCFPAGVTSIGPHAFDITYSDGRPHSLTQLTFLGAPPTIGQEAFGASSEGILICESGKVSEFEAWKATAFGSSASNWLISRADRDLVVKGGVEGTDWSWSSDNSVLTVKTATPLTISGKWSTTKSNTMDSVKARIEVACGEGTTANITLGDININTDTGSALRVVSGALNLALIPDIGTIFLKSSNGAGIEHGTNPLELKVVDNYHAIEIKSTGGGAGIGGADGDGRKDAGNLILSDDTEIDKAVEVTGAAGCAGIGGATGGSATDMKLGEGKLKFKVTGGAGAAAIGAGSGGTAPGIVIRKGYFEVAGTPAFPVGTEITGGYFGAGDESANTVYGITPQEGFKVCANKASDKDVYPFYVAKSSTLTLKQNVEKFYTGSELATGDVLEAASYGATDAKADVKFTFREAGTQDNWIGGLPKMPGTWDVTATLPAKTVDGVSYAGATATATVTIKALPKPTDLKVADIGTDSAVLSWTAAPNATGYEVSYGQQGGSPSTKQVSGTSFTCEPLEPGTTYEWQVRATFDKGPASDWEKGEPFTTLSLKSPLTSATVTPAKTMAGEGVATTLAVAPNAEVDGSFTLTYQWQESVDGAWADVAGETAASLSVSVNESAPSRTFRCKVTAERSGYESKTVESSEGTIALMGLPANPVASDATTGGAVLSWTAATNAAGYEAHYRAKGAEAWIDAYKGADLTCALASLAPGTTYEWQVRATFGEGLASDWVDGAGFATLSESPLKSATVTPAETVAEAGKTVVLTVAPNAEVDGTFALTYQWQESVNGAWADVAGETGASLSVSVDDRTPARTLRCVVTASKEGFATASVESAPGTVILEGLPSNLAASDITSSGAALTWTAATNAIGYEVSYSVKGSGSWTVAGSTAETSYSLSGLEPATAYEWGVKAKYEGGLMSDLVHGPEFTTKGFVPLTSAVVAPESSSVDAGAAVQLAVTTDLDGEAGVTLAYQWQRLAGGAWENVGGNARAYSAVAPAAGASDTYRCQVTAAKGGLESTTLTSNEAVVSAKEAPKPVVYPVVEGDKGTWKPGGENGMRFRIDALLDKLLEVKVDGNAVVAGRDYDASEGSTVIVLRPAYLAGLAVGEHTLDVTFADGSSKATFTIEGAPGPEPQPKPEPKPLPTGDDAKKLAPTGDPLGLALGGTAALAALAAGVLVLVRKRG from the coding sequence ATGGCGATGGCGAAACGGTTGCTGCTGGGGTTCTGGACGGTCGTAGCGGGAGCGGTGCTCCTGTGCGCGCTCTTGCCGGCGACGGCGTTGGCTGACGTCGTGGAGCTCACGGTCACGTTCGACGCCGATACGGAAGGTGCGATGACCACTGCCATCGACGCCGCTCTTGCAGCGCCAGGCGCGCCGGACAAAGCTACCGTCACTCGCATCAATGTCTCCGGAACCGCGACCGACATAACCGACGGCAACTGGGAGGCCCTCCGCACCTGCTTCACGGCAGACAGCGAGTGGGCCGCCCTCGAAGACCTCTATTTCACGAACATGCCCAATATCGCAAGCGTCGGCTTCACCTCCTCCGGGAGCACGTCCGTACCCTCCAGACTCATAGAGGTAAGCTTCTCCTTTCAAGACGCGCATCCCACGACCATCGGCAACTACGCCTTCCAGAACTGCTCGAAACTGTACTTCGTCTGGTTCGGCAACCATGTCGAAACCATCGGGAAGTACGCGTTCTCCGGCTGTAAGGCCTTCTCTTCGAGCAAAGTGCCTGACAGCGTGAAGAACATCGGGGAGTATGCGTTCAAGGGGTGCACGAGTCTCGATATAATCCGTCTACCCGATGGCGTGACGAGCGTTCCCGAAGGCGCCTTCCAAGGCTGCACGGGCTTGGAGCGGATGTGCTTTCCCGCCGGGGTGACGTCCATCGGGCCCCACGCGTTCGACATAACGTACTCGGACGGCAGGCCCCACTCGCTCACCCAGCTGACCTTCCTGGGCGCGCCGCCGACGATAGGTCAGGAGGCCTTCGGCGCAAGCTCTGAGGGCATACTGATCTGCGAAAGCGGTAAGGTCTCCGAGTTCGAGGCGTGGAAGGCGACGGCGTTCGGTAGCAGCGCCTCGAATTGGTTGATCAGCAGGGCCGACCGTGACCTTGTGGTAAAAGGCGGCGTTGAAGGCACGGATTGGAGCTGGTCGTCCGACAACAGCGTGCTCACCGTCAAAACCGCTACGCCGCTGACCATCTCGGGCAAGTGGAGCACCACGAAGTCGAACACTATGGACTCGGTGAAAGCCCGCATCGAGGTGGCTTGCGGCGAGGGAACGACCGCGAACATCACACTCGGTGACATCAACATCAACACCGATACCGGATCGGCCTTGCGCGTGGTGAGCGGCGCGCTCAACCTGGCCTTGATTCCCGATATAGGTACTATTTTCCTCAAGTCGTCCAATGGGGCCGGCATCGAGCATGGCACGAACCCTCTCGAGCTTAAGGTCGTCGACAACTACCACGCGATCGAGATAAAATCCACAGGCGGCGGCGCGGGCATCGGCGGAGCCGATGGCGACGGCCGCAAGGACGCTGGAAATCTCATCCTGTCCGATGATACCGAGATCGACAAAGCCGTCGAGGTGACGGGTGCGGCGGGCTGCGCGGGCATCGGCGGTGCCACAGGCGGCAGTGCGACGGATATGAAGCTTGGCGAAGGCAAGCTCAAATTCAAGGTGACCGGCGGCGCGGGCGCGGCGGCCATCGGCGCGGGCTCGGGTGGTACGGCTCCGGGCATCGTCATTCGGAAGGGCTACTTCGAGGTTGCCGGCACGCCGGCTTTCCCCGTTGGCACGGAGATCACCGGCGGGTACTTCGGCGCGGGCGACGAGAGCGCGAATACGGTGTACGGCATCACGCCGCAGGAGGGTTTCAAGGTATGCGCGAACAAGGCCTCCGATAAGGACGTGTACCCGTTCTACGTCGCCAAGTCCTCTACGCTCACGCTCAAGCAGAACGTGGAGAAGTTCTACACCGGCAGCGAGCTCGCGACGGGCGATGTGCTGGAGGCGGCCTCGTACGGCGCGACGGACGCGAAGGCAGACGTGAAGTTCACCTTCCGCGAGGCGGGCACCCAGGATAACTGGATAGGCGGCCTTCCCAAAATGCCGGGCACGTGGGACGTGACCGCCACGCTGCCTGCAAAGACGGTGGACGGCGTGTCCTACGCCGGCGCTACGGCCACTGCCACGGTGACCATCAAGGCGCTGCCCAAGCCTACGGACCTGAAGGTGGCGGACATCGGCACGGACAGCGCCGTGCTTTCGTGGACGGCCGCCCCGAACGCGACCGGCTACGAGGTGAGCTACGGGCAGCAGGGCGGGTCGCCCTCCACCAAGCAAGTTTCCGGCACATCGTTTACGTGCGAGCCTTTGGAGCCCGGCACCACCTACGAGTGGCAGGTGCGCGCGACCTTTGACAAGGGCCCCGCGTCCGACTGGGAGAAGGGGGAGCCGTTCACAACGCTCTCCCTTAAAAGCCCGCTCACGTCTGCGACAGTGACGCCGGCCAAGACGATGGCCGGGGAGGGCGTCGCGACCACGCTCGCGGTTGCGCCGAACGCCGAGGTAGACGGCAGCTTCACGCTGACGTACCAGTGGCAGGAGTCGGTTGACGGGGCGTGGGCCGACGTTGCCGGCGAGACGGCCGCTTCCTTGAGCGTTTCTGTGAACGAGAGCGCTCCCAGCAGGACTTTCCGCTGCAAGGTGACTGCCGAGCGGTCGGGTTACGAGAGCAAGACCGTGGAGAGCTCGGAGGGTACCATCGCATTGATGGGACTGCCCGCGAACCCGGTGGCAAGCGATGCGACCACGGGGGGCGCCGTTCTCTCGTGGACGGCTGCGACGAACGCGGCCGGCTACGAGGCGCACTACCGGGCGAAGGGGGCCGAGGCGTGGATCGACGCGTACAAAGGCGCCGACCTGACGTGCGCGCTTGCGTCGCTGGCTCCCGGCACCACCTACGAGTGGCAGGTGCGCGCGACCTTTGGCGAGGGCCTCGCGTCCGACTGGGTGGACGGCGCTGGGTTCGCCACGCTTTCCGAGAGCCCGCTCAAGTCCGCGACGGTGACGCCGGCAGAGACGGTGGCCGAGGCAGGGAAGACGGTGGTGCTGACGGTTGCGCCGAACGCCGAGGTGGACGGCACCTTCGCGCTGACGTACCAGTGGCAGGAGTCGGTCAACGGGGCGTGGGCCGACGTTGCCGGCGAGACGGGCGCCTCCTTGAGCGTTTCCGTGGATGATCGCACGCCCGCGAGGACCCTGCGCTGCGTGGTGACCGCCTCGAAGGAGGGCTTCGCGACGGCGTCCGTGGAGAGCGCTCCCGGCACCGTCATCCTGGAGGGACTGCCCTCGAACCTTGCGGCAAGCGACATCACGTCGAGCGGCGCCGCGCTGACGTGGACGGCCGCCACGAACGCGATCGGCTACGAAGTGAGCTATTCCGTGAAGGGGAGCGGCTCGTGGACCGTGGCCGGCAGCACGGCCGAGACGTCGTACTCCCTGAGCGGCCTCGAGCCCGCGACGGCCTACGAGTGGGGCGTCAAGGCGAAGTACGAGGGCGGCCTGATGTCCGACCTCGTGCACGGCCCCGAATTCACTACCAAGGGCTTCGTGCCGCTGACCTCAGCGGTTGTGGCGCCGGAGTCGAGCTCGGTGGATGCGGGCGCGGCGGTGCAGCTGGCCGTGACGACCGACCTCGACGGGGAAGCGGGCGTCACGCTGGCGTACCAGTGGCAGCGCCTTGCGGGCGGCGCGTGGGAGAACGTGGGCGGCAACGCGCGGGCGTATTCGGCCGTCGCGCCCGCCGCGGGTGCGAGCGACACGTACCGCTGCCAGGTGACGGCCGCCAAGGGGGGCTTGGAGTCCACGACGCTTACCAGCAACGAGGCCGTGGTGAGCGCGAAGGAGGCCCCGAAGCCGGTGGTCTACCCGGTGGTCGAGGGCGACAAGGGCACATGGAAGCCGGGCGGCGAGAACGGCATGCGCTTCAGGATTGACGCGCTGCTGGACAAGCTCCTCGAGGTGAAGGTGGACGGCAACGCCGTCGTGGCCGGCCGCGACTACGACGCGAGCGAGGGCAGCACGGTCATCGTGCTGCGCCCGGCCTACCTGGCCGGCCTGGCCGTGGGCGAGCACACGCTAGACGTGACGTTCGCCGACGGCTCGTCGAAGGCCACGTTCACCATCGAGGGCGCGCCCGGCCCCGAGCCCCAGCCGAAGCCCGAGCCGAAGCCGCTGCCCACCGGCGACGACGCCAAGAAGCTCGCGCCCACCGGCGACCCGCTCGGCCTCGCCCTCGGCGGCACCGCGGCCTTGGCCGCCCTCGCCGCCGGCGTGCTCGTGCTGGTGCGGAAGCGCGGCTAG